A genomic window from Synechococcus sp. HK05 includes:
- a CDS encoding DUF2079 domain-containing protein yields MNQRLSPEQRVWLAAGVFTLLGWALQWWRLHCLAATMDQGILFQVLWNGLGGHPFESTLSSQLSTNVVHGAELPALGYHRLGQHFTPTLLLWMPLVALLGKWALPLLQVALIAAAGLVLHRLARRRLEPDLAAMLTLAFFGANAVIGPALGNFTDLSQLPLCVFVLLLGLLERRLALILPAALLLPLIREDTGVVLVGIGLWLLVRQRSRWPLALALIAWGGGWVVLVTNVLMPLFSHDNSRRFMVENFGQYLQGQKQASSLETAALALQQPLVLLQELLSPPRETLLYLAGQGLPLLFIPWIALDSWLLMGLPLLGLLLAQGSNNPLSINIRYTYLVVPGLFAGCTLWWERHQQLFASRRLRRVWAGCIVLSLLFTLGSNPNRSLSWLMPDSFQPLVVSSPLQQWQHAQQAHAALALIPREASVAASNQLIPHLAAREVLVRFPDHTAYQTRSGEPRPVEWVAVDLNHQQRYAPAFPQEQKALKRSLRLLKTLPQQGYRVQAVNDGVVILQRRGPVVPAAERQLTQLVREAKQA; encoded by the coding sequence ATGAACCAGCGCCTCAGCCCCGAACAACGGGTGTGGCTGGCCGCAGGGGTGTTCACCCTGCTGGGCTGGGCGCTGCAGTGGTGGCGACTGCACTGCCTGGCCGCCACGATGGATCAGGGCATCCTGTTTCAAGTGCTCTGGAACGGGCTGGGCGGCCATCCCTTCGAGAGCACGCTCTCCTCTCAGCTCTCCACCAACGTGGTGCACGGCGCTGAGCTCCCCGCCCTTGGCTATCACCGCCTCGGCCAGCACTTCACGCCCACGCTGCTGCTGTGGATGCCGCTGGTGGCCCTACTGGGCAAGTGGGCCCTACCGCTGCTGCAGGTGGCTCTGATCGCTGCGGCCGGCCTGGTGCTGCACCGCCTGGCCCGCCGGCGGCTGGAGCCGGATCTGGCGGCGATGCTCACCCTGGCCTTCTTCGGCGCCAACGCGGTGATCGGGCCCGCCCTGGGCAATTTCACCGATCTCAGCCAGCTGCCGCTGTGCGTGTTTGTGCTGCTGCTGGGTCTGCTGGAGCGGCGGCTGGCGCTGATCCTGCCGGCGGCGCTGCTGCTGCCCCTGATCCGGGAAGACACCGGCGTGGTGCTGGTGGGCATCGGCCTCTGGCTGCTGGTGCGGCAGCGCTCGCGCTGGCCCCTGGCCCTGGCCCTGATCGCGTGGGGCGGTGGCTGGGTTGTGCTTGTCACCAACGTGCTGATGCCGCTCTTCAGCCACGACAATTCCCGCCGGTTCATGGTGGAGAACTTCGGTCAGTACCTGCAGGGCCAGAAGCAGGCCAGCAGCCTGGAAACCGCCGCGCTGGCGCTTCAGCAACCGCTGGTGCTGCTGCAGGAGCTGCTGAGCCCGCCGCGAGAAACGCTGCTCTATCTGGCGGGCCAGGGCCTACCCCTGCTGTTTATCCCCTGGATCGCGCTCGACAGCTGGCTGCTGATGGGGCTGCCGCTGCTTGGCTTGCTGCTGGCCCAGGGCTCGAACAATCCCCTTTCGATCAACATCCGCTACACCTATCTGGTAGTGCCAGGCCTGTTTGCCGGTTGCACCCTCTGGTGGGAACGCCATCAACAGCTTTTCGCCTCCCGGCGACTGCGGCGGGTGTGGGCCGGCTGCATCGTGCTTTCGCTGCTGTTCACCCTGGGCAGCAATCCGAATCGCAGCCTCTCCTGGCTGATGCCAGATAGCTTCCAGCCCCTGGTGGTCAGCTCACCGCTGCAGCAATGGCAGCACGCCCAGCAGGCCCATGCCGCCCTGGCGCTGATCCCTCGCGAGGCCAGCGTTGCCGCCAGCAACCAACTGATTCCCCACCTGGCGGCTCGCGAAGTGCTGGTGCGCTTCCCCGACCACACGGCCTATCAAACCCGCTCAGGCGAGCCCAGGCCCGTGGAGTGGGTCGCCGTGGATCTCAACCACCAACAGCGCTACGCGCCGGCCTTCCCGCAGGAGCAGAAAGCGCTCAAGCGAAGCCTGCGGCTGCTGAAAACCTTGCCGCAGCAGGGCTATCGCGTGCAGGCCGTGAACGATGGCGTGGTGATCCTGCAGCGCCGTGGCCCCGTTGTTCCCGCCGCGGAACGGCAGCTCACGCAGCTTGTGCGGGAGGCGAAGCAGGCTTGA